A window of Halobellus sp. LT62 contains these coding sequences:
- the rad50 gene encoding DNA double-strand break repair ATPase Rad50 codes for MRFERIRLRNFKPYADAELDLRDGVTVIHGLNGSGKSSLLEACFFALYGANALDETLDDIVTTGEDEAEVDLQFAHEGETFNIRRELRRSGDRIGTTICTLEGPDVAVDGATDVRAFVTDLLRMDAEAFVNCAYVRQGEVNKLINATPAQRQDTIDDLLQLGKLEEYRERAGQARLGVEDVRSERKGALAKLDSQIEAKEDADLHARLNELETKLADVDSDIERFEEQKARAEETLAEAEEVLDSHEETKATLDDLDGDIADLRETIESDEKERDELRSEIVDRRDRIDELERELESAAEKTDLEGATGADDAVDAAAVDADVLDARRESLNEREEAVREELTDARRRETMLSNQAEKLAERADELETRAEELRERASEAESTANDAESRAEERSAELAELDDEIDALRERFDDPPVAVGEATAHRESVQASLRETRESLATKRAELESARERLEEAEALRAAGKCPECGQPVDGSPHVDAIGEHEAEIADLEADIDDLEAEVDEREAALETAESLVDAESRLGNLREKRTLIESSIEDARETLRERREEAESAREEADELDAQAEEKREAAETQSAAAEDAEADVQSLEGDLDEIETERERLDRVEALRSAIDEADSEIDRLRERRQTIAEQNDERREYLQEKRERREELADAVDEERVETAKANKADAEEYLANVPEKLDELRGQRDALQNDIGGVKTSLTELESLREDRAEIAAKVEALDSVHEEISTLESTYSDLRAELRRRNVETLERMLNETFDLVYANDAYSRIRLDDEYELTVFQKDGTALDPEQLSGGERALFNLSLRCAIYRLLAEGIEGSAPMPPLILDEPTVFLDSGHVSRLVDLVEEMRRLGVAQILIVSHDDDLVAAADDLVTVEKDPTSNRSSVDRVADASLAAIEPSADD; via the coding sequence ATGCGCTTCGAACGAATCCGCTTGCGGAACTTCAAACCGTACGCGGACGCGGAGCTCGACCTCCGCGACGGCGTCACCGTCATCCACGGGTTGAACGGCAGCGGCAAATCATCGCTGTTGGAGGCGTGCTTCTTCGCGCTGTACGGTGCGAACGCGCTCGATGAGACCCTTGACGACATCGTGACGACGGGCGAGGACGAGGCCGAGGTCGACCTGCAGTTCGCCCACGAGGGCGAGACGTTCAACATCCGACGGGAACTTCGGCGCTCCGGGGACCGCATCGGGACGACGATCTGCACGCTCGAAGGCCCCGACGTCGCGGTCGACGGCGCGACTGACGTCCGCGCGTTCGTCACCGACCTCCTGCGGATGGACGCCGAGGCGTTCGTCAACTGCGCGTACGTCCGCCAGGGAGAGGTGAACAAGCTCATCAACGCCACGCCGGCCCAGCGGCAGGACACCATCGACGACCTCCTTCAATTGGGGAAGTTAGAGGAGTACCGCGAACGGGCCGGGCAGGCGCGACTCGGCGTCGAAGACGTCCGATCGGAGAGGAAGGGCGCGCTCGCGAAGCTCGACTCCCAGATCGAGGCCAAGGAGGACGCCGACCTCCACGCGCGGCTGAACGAACTCGAAACGAAGTTGGCCGACGTCGATTCCGATATCGAACGCTTCGAGGAGCAAAAGGCGCGCGCGGAGGAGACGCTCGCGGAGGCCGAGGAAGTCCTCGACTCCCACGAGGAGACGAAGGCGACGCTCGACGACCTCGACGGCGACATCGCCGACCTCCGAGAGACGATCGAATCAGACGAGAAAGAGCGCGACGAGCTCCGCTCGGAGATCGTCGACCGTCGCGATCGGATCGACGAGCTCGAACGTGAGCTCGAATCCGCGGCGGAGAAGACCGATCTCGAGGGAGCAACCGGCGCTGACGACGCGGTCGACGCGGCGGCGGTCGACGCCGACGTGCTCGACGCGCGCCGCGAATCGCTGAACGAGCGGGAGGAAGCGGTCCGCGAGGAACTCACCGACGCGCGCCGACGCGAGACGATGCTGTCGAACCAAGCCGAGAAGTTGGCCGAGCGCGCCGACGAGTTGGAGACGCGCGCGGAGGAACTCCGAGAGCGCGCCTCGGAGGCGGAATCGACCGCGAACGACGCCGAGAGCCGGGCCGAAGAGCGGAGCGCGGAACTGGCGGAACTCGACGACGAGATCGACGCCCTGCGCGAGCGCTTCGACGACCCGCCGGTCGCGGTCGGCGAGGCCACGGCCCATCGCGAGTCGGTGCAGGCCTCGCTCCGAGAGACGCGCGAGTCGCTCGCGACGAAGCGCGCGGAGTTGGAGTCGGCCCGAGAGCGCCTCGAAGAAGCCGAAGCGCTCCGCGCGGCGGGGAAGTGCCCCGAGTGCGGCCAGCCGGTCGATGGATCGCCGCACGTCGACGCCATCGGCGAACACGAGGCGGAGATCGCCGACCTCGAAGCCGACATCGATGATCTCGAAGCGGAAGTGGACGAGCGTGAAGCGGCGCTGGAGACCGCGGAATCCCTCGTCGACGCCGAGTCGCGCTTGGGGAACCTCCGCGAGAAGCGCACGCTGATCGAGAGCAGCATCGAGGACGCCCGCGAGACCCTCCGAGAGCGACGCGAGGAGGCCGAATCCGCTCGCGAGGAGGCGGACGAACTCGACGCGCAGGCCGAAGAAAAGCGCGAGGCGGCGGAGACCCAGTCGGCGGCCGCCGAGGACGCCGAAGCGGACGTCCAATCCCTCGAAGGCGATCTCGACGAGATCGAAACCGAACGCGAGCGGTTGGATCGAGTCGAGGCCCTCCGCTCTGCGATCGACGAGGCGGATTCGGAGATCGATCGGCTTCGGGAGCGCCGACAGACCATCGCCGAGCAGAACGACGAGCGGCGGGAGTACCTCCAAGAGAAGCGTGAGCGACGCGAAGAACTGGCCGACGCGGTCGACGAGGAGCGCGTCGAGACGGCCAAGGCAAACAAAGCGGACGCCGAGGAGTATCTCGCGAACGTCCCCGAGAAACTCGACGAACTCCGCGGACAGCGCGACGCACTGCAGAACGACATCGGCGGCGTGAAGACGTCGCTCACAGAGCTCGAATCGCTCCGCGAGGACAGGGCGGAGATCGCCGCGAAGGTCGAGGCGCTGGACTCGGTTCACGAGGAGATATCCACGCTGGAATCGACCTACAGCGACCTCCGGGCCGAACTCCGACGACGGAACGTCGAGACGCTCGAACGGATGCTCAACGAGACGTTCGACCTCGTCTACGCCAACGACGCGTATTCGCGGATCCGCCTCGACGACGAGTACGAACTGACGGTCTTCCAGAAGGACGGAACGGCGCTCGACCCCGAACAGCTCTCCGGCGGCGAGCGCGCGCTGTTCAACCTCTCGCTGCGCTGTGCGATCTATCGGCTGCTCGCGGAGGGGATCGAGGGCTCGGCACCGATGCCACCGCTCATCCTCGACGAGCCGACCGTCTTCCTCGATTCGGGGCACGTCTCCCGGCTGGTCGACCTCGTCGAGGAGATGCGGCGGCTGGGCGTCGCGCAGATCCTGATCGTGAGCCACGACGACGACCTCGTCGCGGCCGCGGACGACCTCGTCACCGTCGAGAAGGACCCGACGAGCAACCGCTCCTCCGTCGACCGCGTCGCCGACGCGTCGCTCGCGGCGATCGAACCGAGCGCGGACGACTGA
- a CDS encoding DUF1059 domain-containing protein: MARAHKLDCESAANDCRFIVQSENEAEAVELARNHMKKVHGQDFSDDELRTDYLQVV, translated from the coding sequence ATGGCACGAGCACACAAACTCGACTGTGAATCGGCGGCGAACGACTGCCGGTTCATCGTCCAATCGGAGAACGAAGCCGAAGCGGTCGAACTGGCAAGGAATCACATGAAAAAGGTGCACGGGCAGGACTTCTCGGACGACGAACTTCGGACGGACTACCTGCAGGTCGTGTAA
- a CDS encoding OsmC family protein, whose amino-acid sequence MAADQQVHQGVDLETLEGFAEFAAENPDDVRLGLGARSTYEGTCAHSLAKVDSYELGGETIARETREYTIPYGAWKEVLDAGGWVGGTDRLEPIEAALSALASCINVGITINAVANGVDIDHLQTRVRTDFDPRVLFSLKDLEEADAVFENLTAEIEIESPDLDKDQIDEWARRAPVYTLVSLDQDIQLTVNTPAEVRADD is encoded by the coding sequence ATGGCGGCTGACCAGCAGGTTCACCAAGGTGTGGACCTCGAGACACTCGAAGGGTTCGCCGAGTTCGCGGCCGAAAATCCGGACGACGTACGTCTTGGACTCGGCGCGCGATCCACCTACGAAGGGACGTGCGCGCACAGCCTCGCGAAGGTGGACAGTTACGAACTCGGCGGCGAGACCATCGCGCGCGAGACCCGCGAGTACACGATCCCCTACGGGGCGTGGAAGGAAGTGTTGGATGCGGGCGGCTGGGTCGGCGGAACCGACCGGCTGGAACCGATCGAGGCCGCGCTCTCCGCGCTCGCCTCCTGCATCAACGTTGGGATCACCATCAACGCCGTCGCCAACGGCGTCGACATCGACCACCTCCAGACCCGGGTCCGAACGGATTTCGATCCGAGAGTCCTCTTCAGCCTCAAGGACCTCGAAGAAGCGGACGCCGTCTTCGAGAACCTGACGGCCGAAATCGAAATCGAGAGTCCGGATCTCGACAAAGATCAGATCGACGAGTGGGCGCGGCGCGCACCGGTCTACACGCTCGTCTCCCTCGATCAGGACATCCAACTTACGGTGAATACACCGGCGGAAGTGAGGGCCGACGACTAA
- a CDS encoding cytochrome b, protein MSLEKKDDYDHKGWMKEKDLTPVESVFLTSLIWLDKRLRIVDYMELLETLYYRVNLQMPKSHTEQYNLDNKFWYWYPLYTLGLFSTLAYVVAAISGALLGFYYSPATTGDPSTAYNSIAFIMRDLQFGFMLRSIHRWSAQVMVAAVFLHMLRVYFTGAYKEPRELNWLLGIVLISLTMVFGYTGYLLPWDQLAYWAGQIGVEMALSVPLVGEWAAQLLFGGFSLSQATLQRMYIIHVFLLPFVVTALIAIHIGIVWVQGIAEPH, encoded by the coding sequence ATGAGTCTCGAAAAGAAAGACGACTACGACCACAAGGGCTGGATGAAAGAGAAGGACCTGACTCCCGTCGAGTCAGTCTTCCTCACGTCGCTCATCTGGCTCGATAAGCGGCTCCGAATCGTCGACTACATGGAACTACTGGAGACCCTGTATTACCGGGTCAACCTCCAGATGCCGAAGAGCCACACCGAACAGTACAACCTCGACAACAAGTTCTGGTACTGGTACCCGCTGTACACGCTGGGGCTGTTCTCCACGCTCGCGTACGTCGTCGCCGCGATCAGCGGCGCGCTTCTCGGGTTCTACTACTCCCCGGCGACGACCGGCGATCCCTCGACCGCCTACAACTCCATCGCGTTCATTATGCGGGACCTGCAGTTCGGATTTATGCTGCGGTCGATTCACCGGTGGTCGGCGCAGGTGATGGTCGCGGCGGTGTTCCTGCATATGCTCCGCGTGTACTTCACCGGCGCGTACAAGGAACCGCGGGAGTTGAACTGGCTGCTCGGCATCGTCCTGATCAGCCTGACGATGGTGTTCGGGTACACCGGATACCTGCTCCCGTGGGACCAACTCGCCTATTGGGCTGGGCAGATCGGCGTCGAGATGGCGCTTTCGGTCCCGCTCGTCGGCGAGTGGGCCGCACAGTTGCTGTTCGGCGGCTTCTCGTTGAGTCAAGCAACGCTGCAACGTATGTACATCATCCACGTGTTCCTGCTCCCGTTCGTGGTGACGGCGCTCATCGCCATCCACATCGGGATCGTCTGGGTGCAGGGCATCGCGGAACCCCACTGA
- a CDS encoding DUF7319 domain-containing protein, which translates to MTESSEESDTAERRSDARPPDDPTDAAGSSASTTDDDSPSTADDSSSTGTDEPRSPVDDESAAAEEPPAEPTDLDELRREVEETYDFDNFGPADMAEMSLEEWEAAFDPDTWIVGEELLDRVEQELNARVAIREIFAVVERIHAGEDRVVAYSDEGYAIVHADGSVEGEGTVLRDVKPTVALCSMESYELMDAPEDASLPDPEEVVEGSGEFGNLMLQIVAAAQIVVGLGLLVAWIALPSLSTIVAPIAAIGFLVIGFFLFLVVANARLSDRFRTEEFRNRLRALRAVEDERPEFLPESEPADPDRSSGFDQGDDSADSHDDSESAIGAEAADDTDSRSES; encoded by the coding sequence ATGACGGAGTCTTCCGAGGAGTCGGACACGGCTGAGCGTCGGTCCGACGCACGCCCGCCCGACGACCCGACGGACGCCGCAGGGTCGTCGGCGTCGACTACGGACGACGACTCACCATCGACTGCGGACGACTCATCGTCGACCGGAACGGACGAGCCGCGGTCGCCCGTCGACGACGAATCCGCGGCGGCCGAGGAACCGCCCGCCGAGCCGACAGATCTCGACGAGCTCCGTCGAGAGGTCGAGGAGACCTACGACTTCGACAACTTCGGCCCGGCGGACATGGCCGAGATGAGCCTCGAAGAGTGGGAGGCGGCGTTCGATCCCGACACGTGGATCGTCGGCGAGGAACTCTTAGATCGAGTCGAACAGGAACTGAACGCACGGGTCGCGATTCGAGAGATCTTCGCCGTCGTCGAGCGGATCCACGCGGGCGAGGACCGCGTCGTCGCCTACTCTGACGAGGGGTACGCGATCGTGCACGCAGACGGGAGCGTCGAGGGCGAGGGGACCGTCCTGCGCGACGTCAAACCGACCGTCGCGCTCTGTTCGATGGAGAGCTACGAGCTGATGGACGCCCCGGAGGACGCGTCGCTTCCGGACCCCGAGGAGGTCGTCGAGGGCAGCGGTGAGTTCGGGAACCTGATGCTGCAGATCGTCGCCGCCGCACAGATCGTCGTCGGACTCGGTCTGCTCGTCGCGTGGATCGCGCTCCCGTCGCTCTCGACGATTGTCGCCCCGATCGCCGCGATCGGGTTTCTCGTCATCGGCTTTTTCCTCTTTCTCGTCGTCGCGAACGCGCGCTTATCGGACCGGTTCCGCACCGAGGAGTTTCGGAACCGACTCCGCGCGCTTCGAGCCGTCGAAGACGAACGCCCGGAGTTCCTGCCGGAATCGGAACCCGCTGACCCCGACCGCTCCAGTGGGTTCGACCAGGGGGACGACAGCGCGGATTCTCACGACGATTCGGAATCCGCTATCGGTGCGGAAGCCGCCGACGACACGGATTCGAGAAGCGAGTCGTAA
- a CDS encoding DUF7321 family protein, whose translation MVSESAIATVAALMVTVSLPFYLYGAWIMIDADTVSWSVLIYHLKFIVPGLILTTIPVVTWMLPRLLDQLGGVTVIHAILGLQAYALLVLALTGIVRILQVKRDADLYENPEQDVDLDELHPDMSAWRGRLRVGVFGYVIFWFLAWLLGMSQYLGRYVLG comes from the coding sequence ATGGTATCCGAGTCGGCCATCGCGACGGTCGCCGCGTTGATGGTCACGGTCAGCCTCCCCTTCTACCTCTACGGCGCGTGGATCATGATCGATGCCGACACGGTCAGCTGGAGCGTCCTCATCTACCACCTGAAGTTCATCGTCCCCGGGTTGATTCTCACGACGATCCCGGTCGTGACGTGGATGCTCCCCCGACTCCTTGATCAACTCGGCGGCGTGACCGTCATCCACGCGATTTTGGGGCTGCAGGCGTACGCGCTCTTGGTCCTCGCGCTGACCGGGATCGTGCGGATCCTGCAGGTGAAACGCGACGCCGACCTCTATGAGAACCCAGAGCAGGACGTGGACCTCGACGAGCTGCACCCGGATATGAGCGCGTGGCGCGGACGACTCCGGGTCGGCGTCTTCGGCTACGTGATCTTCTGGTTCCTCGCGTGGCTCCTCGGGATGTCGCAGTATCTCGGACGGTACGTGCTCGGATAG
- the nth gene encoding endonuclease III, translated as MGTPRSTREEQAAEVLDRLYEEYPDSTISLNYSNRLELLVAVVLSAQCTDERVNQVTEELFEKYRSAADYADADEAELADDIYGITFHNNKAGYLKSIGEALVAEHDGEVPDTMAELTDLSGVGRKTANVVLQHGHDVVEGIVVDTHVQRISRRLGIAEEETPTKIERELMELVPESDWQQFTHLFISHGRAVCTARNPDCEACVLEDRCPSSKLDGGVDLASGEAWS; from the coding sequence ATGGGCACGCCGCGTTCAACCCGCGAAGAGCAGGCCGCGGAGGTTCTCGACCGACTCTACGAGGAGTATCCGGATTCGACGATCTCGCTTAACTACTCGAACCGGTTGGAATTGCTCGTCGCCGTCGTCCTCTCCGCACAGTGCACCGACGAGCGGGTCAATCAGGTGACCGAGGAGCTGTTCGAGAAGTATCGGAGCGCGGCCGACTACGCCGACGCCGACGAGGCGGAACTCGCCGACGACATCTACGGGATCACGTTTCACAACAACAAGGCCGGCTATCTGAAATCGATCGGCGAGGCGTTGGTGGCCGAGCACGACGGCGAGGTCCCGGACACGATGGCCGAACTCACTGACCTGTCCGGCGTCGGTCGAAAGACCGCGAACGTCGTTCTGCAGCACGGCCACGATGTCGTGGAGGGAATCGTCGTCGACACGCACGTCCAGCGCATCTCTCGACGACTCGGTATCGCCGAGGAGGAGACGCCGACGAAGATCGAGCGCGAACTGATGGAGTTGGTTCCGGAATCCGACTGGCAGCAGTTCACGCACCTCTTCATCAGCCACGGCCGCGCGGTCTGCACCGCTCGCAACCCCGACTGCGAGGCGTGCGTCCTCGAAGACCGCTGCCCGTCGTCGAAGCTCGACGGCGGCGTCGACCTTGCGTCGGGCGAAGCGTGGAGCTAG
- a CDS encoding DUF7318 family protein — MSSSGSTYGDIHRYEPARESTAAAIAIVLLTIIEVVFVFLFTYGLLSGWGLTDIGNMYLGAVLAVIFIDLAFILAMYRKEFLPDVVIVKKRRRKWEDLYVREEEVDGVPFADGAWDHVKRAIYPYYKR; from the coding sequence ATGTCGTCGAGTGGCAGTACCTACGGCGACATCCACCGGTACGAACCGGCGCGCGAGAGCACTGCCGCGGCAATCGCGATCGTTCTGCTGACGATCATCGAGGTCGTCTTCGTGTTCCTGTTCACGTACGGTCTCCTGTCCGGATGGGGACTGACAGACATCGGGAATATGTACCTCGGTGCCGTGCTCGCCGTCATTTTCATCGATCTGGCGTTCATCCTCGCGATGTACCGCAAGGAGTTCCTGCCGGACGTCGTGATCGTCAAGAAACGGCGTCGCAAGTGGGAGGATCTCTACGTGCGCGAGGAGGAGGTCGACGGAGTTCCGTTCGCTGACGGCGCGTGGGACCACGTCAAACGCGCGATCTACCCCTACTACAAGCGATAA
- a CDS encoding helix-turn-helix transcriptional regulator — protein MGPSTGSPIDDIAYLARSEHRTPTLVALAARPRSRSELWEMTGVSSSTIRRTLREFEDRNWVRRNGYQYESTQLGSFIALAMAELIERVEIERKVRDVWQWLPGEETGVTLEMCSDAVVTVAGADNPYAPVNRFLTLIRETERFRFVGSDLALLEPCRDEFCQRVIDGMQTEVIDPPGVVRYIRSTYPELFSETLASGNLTIRLHDDLPSYGVGIFDHRIAVCGHDPDTQTIRVLLDTDSPEAREWAESKFSFFRRKTPTVPLETVTE, from the coding sequence ATGGGGCCGAGCACGGGATCACCGATCGACGATATCGCGTACCTCGCGCGGTCCGAACACCGCACGCCGACGCTCGTCGCGCTAGCTGCCCGTCCCCGTAGCCGATCCGAACTCTGGGAGATGACGGGTGTCTCTTCGTCCACGATCCGACGGACGCTACGGGAGTTCGAAGACCGCAACTGGGTCCGCAGAAACGGGTACCAGTACGAATCGACGCAGCTGGGTTCGTTCATCGCGCTCGCGATGGCGGAGCTGATCGAACGGGTCGAAATCGAGCGGAAGGTCCGGGACGTCTGGCAGTGGCTCCCGGGCGAAGAAACTGGGGTCACCCTCGAGATGTGCTCGGACGCCGTCGTGACGGTCGCCGGAGCCGACAACCCGTACGCCCCGGTAAACCGGTTTCTCACGCTGATTAGAGAGACCGAGCGGTTCCGCTTCGTCGGGTCCGACCTCGCCCTCCTCGAGCCGTGTCGTGACGAGTTCTGTCAGCGAGTCATCGACGGTATGCAAACCGAGGTCATCGACCCGCCGGGCGTCGTCAGGTACATCCGTTCGACCTATCCGGAACTGTTCTCCGAGACGCTGGCGAGCGGTAATCTCACCATCCGACTGCACGACGATCTCCCGTCGTATGGGGTGGGTATCTTCGACCACCGGATCGCGGTGTGCGGCCACGACCCCGACACGCAAACGATCCGGGTGTTACTCGACACCGACTCGCCGGAAGCACGCGAGTGGGCGGAATCGAAGTTCTCGTTTTTCCGGCGCAAGACGCCGACAGTCCCGCTCGAAACGGTCACTGAGTGA
- the mre11 gene encoding DNA double-strand break repair protein Mre11, whose protein sequence is MTRVIHTGDTHLGYQQYHSSARREDFLDAFEQVIDDAVESDVDAVVHAGDLFHDRRPELRDLLGTIRVLRRLRDADIPFLAVVGNHESTRGGQWLDLFENLGLGERLGAEPRIVGETAFYGLDHVPKSRRDDLEYDFEPHDAAHAALVTHGLFTPFAYADWETETVLERSNVDFDAVLLGDNHAPGIETVADTWVTYCGSTERASAAEEEARGYNLVRFGAAAGDADDAENSDDVTDDAANADAADADDTGERERAVDIRRRTLDTRPFVFESVKLAASEGTARVHEQLRQHDVDDAVVVVEILGDGDPVTPASVEESLAERGALVARVTDRRERDVESSLDVSFADPDDAVEERVRELGLSSAALDVDETIRASKTADSNVREVVENRVSDLIDDDRGAFDPAPESAESDEPDSPVGGESSDVDDVDNGDHADADGDDNADEVDGELAEAAGEIGGEDSESADGGDPESVDSEDSESADEQVSRPTDGQVTMEDF, encoded by the coding sequence ATGACACGGGTGATCCACACCGGCGACACCCACCTCGGGTACCAGCAGTACCACTCGTCGGCGCGACGCGAGGACTTCCTCGACGCGTTCGAGCAGGTGATCGACGACGCGGTCGAGTCCGACGTCGACGCCGTCGTCCACGCGGGCGACCTGTTCCACGACCGGCGACCGGAGCTGCGCGACCTCCTCGGGACGATCCGCGTGCTCCGGCGGCTCCGGGACGCCGACATCCCGTTTCTCGCGGTCGTCGGCAACCACGAATCAACGCGCGGGGGCCAGTGGCTCGATCTCTTCGAGAACCTCGGCCTCGGCGAACGGTTGGGCGCGGAGCCGCGAATCGTCGGCGAGACGGCCTTTTACGGCCTCGATCACGTCCCGAAATCCCGGCGGGACGACCTCGAATACGACTTCGAGCCGCACGACGCCGCCCACGCCGCGCTCGTGACTCACGGACTGTTCACGCCGTTCGCGTACGCCGACTGGGAGACCGAGACCGTCCTCGAACGCTCGAACGTCGACTTCGACGCGGTGCTCCTCGGCGACAACCACGCCCCCGGGATCGAGACCGTCGCCGACACGTGGGTCACCTACTGCGGGTCGACCGAGCGCGCCAGCGCCGCCGAGGAGGAAGCGCGCGGCTACAACCTCGTCAGGTTCGGCGCGGCGGCGGGCGACGCCGACGATGCCGAGAACTCCGACGACGTCACCGACGATGCCGCCAACGCGGACGCTGCCGACGCCGACGACACCGGTGAGCGCGAGCGCGCGGTCGACATCCGACGGCGGACGCTCGACACGCGTCCGTTCGTCTTCGAATCCGTGAAGTTGGCCGCGAGCGAGGGGACAGCGCGCGTCCACGAGCAGCTCCGCCAACACGACGTCGACGACGCGGTCGTCGTCGTCGAGATCCTCGGCGACGGCGACCCCGTAACGCCCGCCTCCGTCGAGGAGTCGCTCGCCGAGCGCGGCGCGCTCGTCGCCCGCGTCACCGACCGCCGCGAGCGGGACGTCGAGTCCTCCCTCGACGTGTCCTTCGCCGACCCCGACGACGCCGTCGAGGAGCGCGTCCGCGAGTTGGGTCTTTCATCGGCCGCCCTCGACGTCGACGAGACGATCCGCGCGAGCAAAACGGCAGACTCGAACGTGCGCGAGGTCGTCGAGAACCGCGTCTCCGACCTCATTGACGACGACCGAGGCGCGTTCGATCCCGCGCCCGAGTCGGCTGAGTCGGACGAACCGGATTCGCCCGTCGGTGGCGAGTCATCCGATGTCGACGACGTTGATAACGGAGATCACGCAGACGCCGATGGCGACGATAACGCAGACGAGGTCGACGGCGAACTCGCAGAAGCCGCGGGCGAAATCGGTGGAGAGGACTCGGAGTCGGCCGACGGAGGAGACCCAGAATCGGTGGACAGCGAGGACTCGGAGTCGGCCGACGAACAGGTTTCGCGCCCGACCGACGGACAGGTCACGATGGAGGACTTCTAG
- a CDS encoding plastocyanin/azurin family copper-binding protein, with protein sequence MKRRDFLRAASVPAAATTASATAGLGAAQETETEGGTATGTATGTGTGTGTESGSGGGAGTEEVLVGPDASLVFTPGTDEPLQIAPGTTVEFVWESDNHNIVVDSQPEDANWEGHETLENTGFTYEYTFETLGTYEYYCEPHRVSGMEATIEVVENPNAGGGGGEKELHDLGVPIHAHWVGAATILGILVTVIFTFYILKYGESPHTGTGRN encoded by the coding sequence ATGAAGAGGCGGGACTTTCTGCGAGCAGCGAGCGTCCCTGCTGCTGCCACGACGGCCTCTGCCACCGCCGGACTCGGTGCCGCCCAGGAGACCGAGACCGAGGGCGGAACAGCCACCGGCACGGCAACCGGAACTGGGACGGGAACGGGGACCGAAAGCGGCTCCGGCGGCGGAGCCGGGACCGAAGAGGTCCTCGTCGGCCCCGACGCGTCGCTCGTGTTCACGCCCGGAACGGACGAACCGCTACAGATCGCTCCCGGAACGACCGTCGAGTTCGTCTGGGAGTCGGACAACCACAACATCGTCGTCGACAGCCAGCCGGAGGATGCCAACTGGGAAGGCCACGAGACTCTCGAAAACACCGGGTTCACTTACGAGTACACGTTCGAGACGCTCGGCACCTACGAGTACTACTGTGAGCCTCACCGGGTGTCCGGTATGGAAGCCACCATCGAAGTCGTCGAGAACCCCAACGCCGGCGGCGGTGGCGGCGAGAAGGAACTGCACGACCTCGGCGTTCCGATTCACGCCCACTGGGTCGGCGCGGCGACGATCCTCGGGATCCTCGTGACGGTGATCTTCACGTTCTACATCCTGAAATACGGTGAGTCCCCGCACACGGGGACCGGGAGGAACTGA
- a CDS encoding methyltransferase domain-containing protein — protein sequence MAESLDVERLERAVKSVYRDVAEAPDEEYHFEMGRGLAKRLGYPTSDLDRIPAQAVASFAGVGYHFDLADLREGDDVLDLGSGSGTDAFVAAVQVAETGSVTGLDMTDQQLAKARQLRDEAGMDNVSFERGYIEDIPFDDGAFDVVISNGVINLSPDKRRVFAEANRVLASDGRLAISDIISEKLMPESIKNNEDLWAACIGGAEQVDRYTSIIEDSGFEVTDVRENTQYEFISDQAANACQKYGVKSISLGAHK from the coding sequence ATGGCAGAGTCACTCGACGTCGAACGTCTCGAACGGGCGGTCAAGAGCGTCTATCGAGACGTCGCCGAAGCGCCGGACGAGGAGTATCACTTCGAGATGGGCCGCGGGCTGGCGAAGCGGCTCGGCTATCCGACGAGCGATCTCGATCGGATTCCCGCACAGGCCGTAGCGTCCTTCGCTGGCGTGGGGTATCACTTCGACCTCGCGGACCTTCGAGAAGGCGACGACGTCCTCGACCTCGGGAGCGGTTCCGGGACGGACGCGTTCGTCGCGGCGGTACAGGTCGCAGAGACGGGGAGCGTGACCGGATTGGATATGACCGACCAACAGCTCGCGAAGGCACGGCAGCTACGCGACGAGGCGGGGATGGACAACGTCTCCTTCGAACGGGGATACATCGAGGACATTCCCTTCGATGACGGCGCGTTCGACGTCGTGATCTCGAACGGAGTCATCAACCTCTCGCCGGACAAACGGCGAGTGTTCGCGGAGGCGAACCGAGTCCTCGCGTCGGACGGACGGCTCGCTATCTCGGACATCATCAGCGAGAAACTGATGCCCGAGAGCATCAAGAACAACGAAGACCTGTGGGCGGCCTGCATCGGTGGGGCCGAACAGGTCGACCGCTACACGTCCATCATCGAAGACTCCGGGTTCGAGGTGACGGACGTCCGGGAAAACACCCAATACGAGTTCATTTCGGACCAAGCGGCGAACGCGTGTCAGAAATACGGCGTGAAGAGTATCTCGCTCGGCGCTCACAAGTAG